The Streptomyces taklimakanensis nucleotide sequence AGCCCTTGAGGTCGAGCGACGCGGCGGAGGCGCCGGTCAGGTCGACGGTGCGGGTCAGGGAGTTGCGCAGGTCGTCACCGCTGCCGCTCCACCACTGCTTGGAGCCGGCGGCGGGCTCGACGACGGTGGTCGTGACCTCCTTCTCGGGGAGTTCGACGATCAGCGCCTGCGGGTCCTTGCCCTGCTTCGCCGAGACGCCCAGCTTGTGGACGGACTTGGTGGCGGCCTTGGCCGTCTCGTAGTCCAGCCAACCCAGCGTCAGCTTGTCCCAGGCGGTCATCTCGCCCGCCCAGTCGCCGATGGCGTCCTTGCCGTTGTTCAGCCAGGAACCGGACGACATCAGGGTCCAGAAGGCGGTGGAGTTCTCACCGCCGGCGGTGTCGTACAGGTCCGGCAGGCCGAGGTCGTGGCCGTACTCGTGGGCGAAGACGCCCAGGCCGCCGTTCTCGGGCTGCACGGTGTAGTCGCCGACCCAGATGCCGGTGTCGCCGATCTGGGTGCCGCCGGCCTTGTTGAAGTCCGGCCCGGTGCTGCCGTAGTCGGTGCCGTAGGCGTACCAGCGGTGGGCCCAGATGGCGTCCTCGCCCTGCGCGCCGCCACCGGCCGACTCGTCCTCGCCGGCGTGGACGAACTGGAAGTGGTCGATGTAGCCGTCGGCCTCGTTGAAGTCGCCGTCACCGTCGAAGTCGTAGCGGTCCCACTGGTCGTACTCGGCCAGCTGGGCCTTGATCTCCTCGGTGGTGCGGCCGGCGGCCTTCTGGTCCTCGACCCACTGGTTCACGCCGTCGCGGACGGCGTCCCAGACGGTGTTGCAGGTGCTCTGACCGCAGGCGTTGTTGCCGTAGCGGGCCTCGTTGTAGTCGATCTTGACCCAGTCGGAGACCATGCCGTCGACGGAGTACTTCCCGGAGGACTGGGTCTCGTAGTAGGTCTTGAGCGAGCCCTCGCCCTCTCCGAAGTAGATCTCCTCGAAGTGCTCCTGGCTGAAGTCCTCCTTCCAGAGCGTGGTGTTGTCCTGCTCGCGGTCGGGCTTGGCTATCTGGTTGTGCAGCGGACCGGGGGTACCGCCGTACCTCGGGTCGATCTTGTCGCCGAACTCGAGCAGGATCGTGAAGATCTTGTCGGTCTTGGTCTGCTCCATCTCGACGTACTTCTCGTCGCCGAGCTTCATGACCTTGGTGCCGTTCTTGGTCACGGGCTTCTGACCGGAGGCCAGGCGCTCAAGGGCCGCGAGCCGCTGGGAACGCTGCTTCTTGGTCAGCGGACCGGGCAGGTCGTGGGCCACGTGCTTGCCGTCTTTGGTCTTGCCGTGCCGGTGACCCTTGTCCTTGGCGTGGTCACTGTGCTCCGCCGCGGCCGGGTCGCGGCCGTCGGGTGCGGTTCCCTCACTGGCGTAGGCAGTGCCCGCGGTCAGAAAGGTCGCACCGATGACGGCGACCGTCGTGGCCAGTGCGGCGGATCTGATGGTCCTCCGTTGGCTCTTCACTAGGTATTGCCCTCCCCATGCATGGCCATGGCACGTGTGTCCACACGTGTGGAGGCATTCGACACGAGCGAAGAGCGAAAAAACAGACCTTGATTTGAACACGCCACACAAGTACGGTGGCCGACCATCCAGCTACGGATTCCGGACACTCCTGCCCGCTCGGCGGTGAACGCCGGGGCTGCGACACGGCTCCGTGCGCCCCCCGCGCACCGGCGGAAGACCGACGGCGGGTCAGACGGCGGACCGGGCAGCGGACCGGGCGGCGGACCGGACAGTGGACCAGGGGGCGTTCACCGGAGGTCCGGCCCCACCCCCGGCGGACGGGACAGGGTCCGATCCACCGGCCGGACGGCCCGTCAGCCGGTCAGGCCCGTCTCTCCCGAACCGCGGGCGACGAAGGTGCGCGCGACCTTGTCGTGCCAACACTGCCGCCACGGCCGGTCGAACAGGCACCACAGGACGTTCACCACACCGACCGCCAGCAGGGAGAGCACGCCGTACACCAACCAGCGGCGCAGCGCGGCCCCGAACGAGGGGGTGTCCTGGCCCTCGATGTCGAGCACCGTGACGCCGAACAGTCTCTTGCCGAGCGTACGGCCCCAGCGCGCGGTGGGCAGCACCTCGTAGAGGAGGCCGAAGAGGAGGAAGGCGCCGAGCACGATCGCCAGGTAGACGCCGGTGGTGCCGTCGACCAGCCACACCTGGCGGGTCACTCCGGCCCGTTCGACCTCCTCCACCCGCTCGCGGAAGTGGTCGACAGTGGGACCGACGAACGGGAAGGCCACCGCCCCGGTCACCGCGACGGTGAGCAGGCCGTCGACGAGCCGCGCGCCCAGCCGTCGTCCGAGCCCGGCGGGGCGCGCCTGTTGCCGCGCGGCCCGCAGGAAGGGGTCGTCGGCCGGGGGGCGCCAGGGCGTCACCCCGTCGGGGCCGCCCGGCCGCCCGGGCTGCGGCGGCAGCCCCGGGGTGGACGCGGGGGGATTCGCCGCGGGCGCGGGAACGTTCGGTGCGGGGGCGGCGGGGGACGGCGCGCGCTGGGCGAGTTCGCGTACCTGCCGCGTCCACGAGGGCTGCGCGGGATCGCCCGGCGTGGGGGTGTTCACGGCGGGCGCGGGGGCGGGGACGCCCGGCGCGGGGGCGGGGACGCCCGGCGCGGGAGCCGCCGGGGACGGTGCGACGAACGCCGGGGAGTTCGGCGCGGGAGCGTTCGGCGCGGGAACGCCCTGGGCCGGGAGAGCGGGCGGGGCGGCCTCGGGACGGCGCAGCCCCACGGTGTCCCCACCGCCGGCGGGACGTACGGGGCGCATCCGCATGGTCCCGTCCCCCTGGACGGGCACGTCGCCGGCGCCGTCCCGGTCCGCCGTGCCGCCCGTGTCGCCGGGGCCCCGGGTGCCGCGCGGGTCGGAACCCGGCCCCAGGGCCCGGGGGTCGGGGCCCGCGCCGAGTTCCGGGACGCCCCGGGGGGCGCCCGGGGCGTTCGCGGTGCCCGCGCCCCAGGAGACCCGGCCCTCCCGCTCGCCGTCGGGTCCGGACTGCC carries:
- a CDS encoding RDD family protein: MSAPPSASANGSPGPGYYPDPSIPGYIRYWNGAAWVPGTSRPEPREGEPMPPAPPGVRVRQSSESSPAAPASFPPPSSPSPPGPAVPREREESPAEETGPVFLDEDGPEDAGTAPAPPGPGPAASALPEPRGRGEVDVHPGGRSEPVSVWRADPSRQSGPDGEREGRVSWGAGTANAPGAPRGVPELGAGPDPRALGPGSDPRGTRGPGDTGGTADRDGAGDVPVQGDGTMRMRPVRPAGGGDTVGLRRPEAAPPALPAQGVPAPNAPAPNSPAFVAPSPAAPAPGVPAPAPGVPAPAPAVNTPTPGDPAQPSWTRQVRELAQRAPSPAAPAPNVPAPAANPPASTPGLPPQPGRPGGPDGVTPWRPPADDPFLRAARQQARPAGLGRRLGARLVDGLLTVAVTGAVAFPFVGPTVDHFRERVEEVERAGVTRQVWLVDGTTGVYLAIVLGAFLLFGLLYEVLPTARWGRTLGKRLFGVTVLDIEGQDTPSFGAALRRWLVYGVLSLLAVGVVNVLWCLFDRPWRQCWHDKVARTFVARGSGETGLTG
- a CDS encoding immune inhibitor A domain-containing protein, coding for MKSQRRTIRSAALATTVAVIGATFLTAGTAYASEGTAPDGRDPAAAEHSDHAKDKGHRHGKTKDGKHVAHDLPGPLTKKQRSQRLAALERLASGQKPVTKNGTKVMKLGDEKYVEMEQTKTDKIFTILLEFGDKIDPRYGGTPGPLHNQIAKPDREQDNTTLWKEDFSQEHFEEIYFGEGEGSLKTYYETQSSGKYSVDGMVSDWVKIDYNEARYGNNACGQSTCNTVWDAVRDGVNQWVEDQKAAGRTTEEIKAQLAEYDQWDRYDFDGDGDFNEADGYIDHFQFVHAGEDESAGGGAQGEDAIWAHRWYAYGTDYGSTGPDFNKAGGTQIGDTGIWVGDYTVQPENGGLGVFAHEYGHDLGLPDLYDTAGGENSTAFWTLMSSGSWLNNGKDAIGDWAGEMTAWDKLTLGWLDYETAKAATKSVHKLGVSAKQGKDPQALIVELPEKEVTTTVVEPAAGSKQWWSGSGDDLRNSLTRTVDLTGASAASLDLKGWWEIEAGYDYLYTQVSTDGGATWTALDGTRNGEAIGRDASGAPALDGESGGWADLSFPLDAYAGQEIQLRFHYRTDGGVAEKGFTADDITITADGEAILTDGAEGDDNGWTATGFSRIGESFTNSYPQFYIAENRQYVSYDKTLKTGPYNFGWQNTRSDWVERYSYQNGLLIWLWDTSQLDNNTSVHPGEGLVLPIDAHPEAERWSDGTLMRNRIQSYDSTFSWFPTRGMTLHKNGEPTKIDWKLGKPVFDDRKGTYWDPANPTASVKVPDTNTRITILGQPLHGRTMTVMVGPSSRK